In Deltaproteobacteria bacterium, the genomic stretch TATCCTTACTGCCTGTGCATAATTCTCTATTGTGGCTCTTTGAGTCATGGGGTATCCTCCTTTTGTTTTGGTATTGGCTTACCATGGAGATACCCCTTTCTTGCTTCTGACACAAGAAATAATACATTACCGACTTATACAGGTAATTGACTATGTTGGAAGCATATGTTATCTTACTTGCACAAACCTAATACATAAGGTTTTTTCTATTGCCTGTAACCTAAAAATAACAGGGGGAGACAAAGATGTGTAATTCTAAAAGGTGGGGTGTCTCTTTATTTTTTTTATCAATAACCCTCATTTCCTGTACAGCAGCTAAAGAAAGGATTCTGCAGAAGGAGACGCCGGCAACCGCCCCAAAAACCTCTTCCCCAGAGACAGGAAACAGCTACTATCACTTTTCCCTTGCCCAATTGCTTGCGAATAAGGGAGATACAGATGGCGCTATAGAAGAATACAAAAAGGCTATTAAATTAGACCCAAAGGAGCCGGCGCTTTACATAGATATAGCCACCCTGTATATAAAAAAAGGCGATAATAACACGGCGCTTCTAAACCTTGAAAATGCTGTGAAGATTGCAAAGGATTATGCGCCCGCACATCTGCTTCTTGGGAATATTTATACTGCCCTTAAACGGGATGATGAGGCTGTTTTTGCCTATAAAACAGCCATCTCTCTTGAGCCGGAAAATCCAAAGGCATATATGTATCTTGGTATGTTATATGCGGAACACAAGAATTATGACCTTGCCATAGAAATATTTAAAAAACTTATCGGAATAAACCACGAATCAATTATGGGCTATTACTATCTGGCCAGGGTCGAGGCTGAAAGAGGCCGTTATACAGAGGCAGAGGATTATTACCTCAAGGCATTGGATATAAATCCTTCAATAGACATGATTCTTGTAGAACTTGGAATGGTGTATGAATTTGAGAAAAAGCTTGATAAGGCCATAGAGTCCTATCAAAAGGCGCTTAAGTTTCAACCCCGCAACACAAACTTAAGGAACAGGGTTGGTCAGCTTCTAATTCAACAGAACAAGCTTGATGAGGCCATTACAGAATTCAAGCAGATGGAAACATCCGGCAATGCAAGGCTTGACATTATGGCCAAGATAGGGCTGATATATTTTGAGCAAAAAAAGTATGATGAGGCCATTATACAATTCAGCCTGGCCCTGACAATTGATCAAAAGGCTCATAAGGTCAGGTATTATCTGGCTACCACATATGAAGAAAAGGGGGAGTTGGATAAGGCTCAGGAGGAATTTAAAAAGATCCCATCTGACAGCGAGATATTTGTGGATGCAAAGATACATCTTGCCTTTATGTATCAGAGGCAGGGACGTATTGACGATGCTGTAAAGGCCATAAAGGAGGCAATAGCAGCTACAAAGGGCACGGATATCGAGCTTTACAAGCTGCTTGCCTCTGTTTATAAGGAGGCCAGCCGTCTTGATGATGCTGTAAAGATAATACAGCAGGCGCTTCTTCTTGAACCTCAAAATGCAGAGCTGCATTTTACGGTTGGGGCGCTGTATGACGACGCAGGCCAGAAGGAAAAATCAATGGAGGAGATGAGGCTTGCAATAAAATTAAATCCAGACCATGCCAATGCGCTGAACTATCTTGGCTATACATATGCTGAATTAGGGATAAACCTGGAAGAGGCGTTGTCCCTGATTAAAAAGGCGCTTACTATAAAGCCTGAAAGCGGCCATATTATAGACAGCCTTGGCTGGGTTTATTATAAGATGGGCGAGATAGCCTTGGCTGTGCAGGAACTTGAACGCGCTATTAAGTATATGCCTGATGATCAGGTGGTGCTTGAGCATCTCGGCGATGCCTATCTGAAAAATGGGCTAAAGGATAAGGCCGCTCTAATCTATGAGAAGGCATTGAAGGTTGACCCCAAAAATACCAAACTCAAGGAAAAATTAGAGAGGCTTAAAAAAACTACGGATTAGGAAATAACACTCCGGTGGCAAGAAATAGAAAATATGGCAAACAATTACTGTTTATTGCTTACTGCTTATTTTTTTTGGCAGGATGCGCCTCTCTACCCCCCACTATCCCCCCCTTTGCTAAAGAGGGGGCAGGGGGGAGGTGCTTCGACCCTGCCTCCATTTCTTTACTGCAGAAAAAGTATGAGAATCTAAAAACTCTTAAAGGCACTGCGCTGGTAAAGATAGCCTCTAAACTTGTCCCCGCAGGTAGTAAGCAGGGAGATAACAGGGACATGGCCGGCAGAGCAGTTATTATCGTCAAGAGGCCTGACCAATTTCGGCTGGAGATACTTGGTCCCTTCAATCAAACTGTTTTTCTCATCACATATAATAAAAAAAATGTATCTCTGTTTTCATTTCAGGAAAATAAGGTATATAGGGATTACCCCCTGCCTGTAGAGGCTTCCCTGTTTCCTCAATATCTTTCAGGACTGCCTGCCGCAGGGGTCGGAAACCGAGAAATAAATAATCTGAGCCAAACTCTGTCTAACGGCCGGTGTGTTTATACAAACTCAGGAGATGAACAGATATTGATAAATCACGAAGGTAATATTGAGGAGATAACTTTGCCGGGTACAAGGGGCGATATTTATCCGATAAAGGTGTCAATGGATTCCTATAAAGAAATAGACGGCTTTAATTTTCCATTTGTAATATCTTTAAATAATAAAAAGGCCAATATTCTTATAAGATATGATCATATAGAACCAAACCAGGATATTCCAGACGATTTGTTTAATCTACCTGAAAAGCGAGAGGTAGAGGATATGCCTTCACTTCCTTAAAAATTTCTGACTTTAGCGGATTATTATGCTATACTTAGAAATATTTATATCAGGTTTGTCCGGGGGATAATCGGTTTTTGGGGTTCAAAATCAATAAAGAGCTGCTTAAAATCTAATCGAGAGGAGAAAAATGATGTTTAAGATTGGAGACACAGCAGTATATCCCGGTCACGGGGTAGGGAATATTGAATCCATTGAAGCCAGGGAAATATCAGGCGGCGCAATCCAGAGATTTTATATCCTAAGGGTACTGGGGAGCGGCGCTACAATTATGGTGCCAGTGAATAATGAAAAGACGGTTGGCCTTAGAAGGGTAGTAAATAAGGATACTGTGTTAAAGGTATATGCGGTTCTAAAAGAGCGCAGTGATATGCCCGCAGATAAACAGACATGGAACAGGAGATACCGCGAATATATGGAAAAGGTTAAGACAGGTTGTGTTATGGAAGTGGCAAAGGTTTTTAGAGATCTTTATCTTCTGAAAACAGACAAGGAGCTTTCCTTTGGCGAACGACGTATGCTGGACACTACCAAAAACCTTCTTGTAAAAGAACTTTCAATAGCCAGAAGGTGGACAGAAGAAAGAATAGAGGCTGAGCTACATAAAATTATGAATGTATGACAGCAAGTTTATTGATAAGGAGTTGTTTCTTACATTCATCTCTGTGGCAAATTACGAGTTAAAAACGGAGATTGGAGATCGGGGCCGGGGACTGGTAAAAAACAAGTTTCTGGCTTTTTTGTTTTTTGAGAAGGAGCAAGAATTAGGTGAAAACAATTGCTATTATCACAGCAGCCGGCAAAGGTAAAAGAATGGGTTCAGGAATAAAAAAGCCCTATATAATCCTTGGCGGCAAACCCCTTTTGGCGCATGCTGTTTTACCATTTGAGCAGAGCAATACCATAAACTCAATCATTATATTAACAGCCAAAGGCGATGAAGATTTTTGTTCAAAAAAAATAGTAAAAAGATTTGGATTTAAAAAGGTGATAAAGATTATAAATGGGGGAAAAGAAAGGCAGGATTCTGTAATGTCAGGCATTATGGCAGCGGGTAATGGCTGGGACATGGTTGTAGTGCATGATGGTGTCCGGCCGTTTGTTACAAAAGAGATAATAGAAAAGATAGTAAAATCAGCCGATAGATACGGGGCAGCGATTTTAGCGGCGCCTGTAAAAGACACTATAAAGCAGACGTCTTCAGGATTTGTGAAAAAAACCATTAAAAGAGATGAATTATGGGCTGTCCAGACCCCGCAGGCATTCAGATTTGATATGCTTAAAAGGGCGCATGAGTTTGCCAAAAAGCAGGGTTTTATCGGGACAGATGACAGTATTTTAGTTGAAAGGCTTGGCTGTAAAGTGGCAATAACAAACGGTTCATATGACAATATAAAGATAACAACACCG encodes the following:
- the ispD gene encoding 2-C-methyl-D-erythritol 4-phosphate cytidylyltransferase; its protein translation is MKTIAIITAAGKGKRMGSGIKKPYIILGGKPLLAHAVLPFEQSNTINSIIILTAKGDEDFCSKKIVKRFGFKKVIKIINGGKERQDSVMSGIMAAGNGWDMVVVHDGVRPFVTKEIIEKIVKSADRYGAAILAAPVKDTIKQTSSGFVKKTIKRDELWAVQTPQAFRFDMLKRAHEFAKKQGFIGTDDSILVERLGCKVAITNGSYDNIKITTPEDLMLGEAILKSKKKQVKV
- a CDS encoding CarD family transcriptional regulator, translated to MFKIGDTAVYPGHGVGNIESIEAREISGGAIQRFYILRVLGSGATIMVPVNNEKTVGLRRVVNKDTVLKVYAVLKERSDMPADKQTWNRRYREYMEKVKTGCVMEVAKVFRDLYLLKTDKELSFGERRMLDTTKNLLVKELSIARRWTEERIEAELHKIMNV
- a CDS encoding tetratricopeptide repeat protein, with the protein product MCNSKRWGVSLFFLSITLISCTAAKERILQKETPATAPKTSSPETGNSYYHFSLAQLLANKGDTDGAIEEYKKAIKLDPKEPALYIDIATLYIKKGDNNTALLNLENAVKIAKDYAPAHLLLGNIYTALKRDDEAVFAYKTAISLEPENPKAYMYLGMLYAEHKNYDLAIEIFKKLIGINHESIMGYYYLARVEAERGRYTEAEDYYLKALDINPSIDMILVELGMVYEFEKKLDKAIESYQKALKFQPRNTNLRNRVGQLLIQQNKLDEAITEFKQMETSGNARLDIMAKIGLIYFEQKKYDEAIIQFSLALTIDQKAHKVRYYLATTYEEKGELDKAQEEFKKIPSDSEIFVDAKIHLAFMYQRQGRIDDAVKAIKEAIAATKGTDIELYKLLASVYKEASRLDDAVKIIQQALLLEPQNAELHFTVGALYDDAGQKEKSMEEMRLAIKLNPDHANALNYLGYTYAELGINLEEALSLIKKALTIKPESGHIIDSLGWVYYKMGEIALAVQELERAIKYMPDDQVVLEHLGDAYLKNGLKDKAALIYEKALKVDPKNTKLKEKLERLKKTTD